Proteins encoded by one window of Candidatus Palauibacter australiensis:
- the tkt gene encoding transketolase, with the protein LQYAVLHLTGFDLPLEEIRNFRRAGSSTAGHPEYGHVDGVETTTGPLGQGVANSVGMAIAEAHLAAAFNRADHSIIDHRTYVICSDGDLMEGVSYEAASLAGHLGLGKLLWLYDDNRITIDGDIDLAFSEDVRGRFESMGWHVQSVGDANDLAALDAAIEGARSLEDRPSLIIVRSHIGYGAPNKQDTAAAHGAPLGEEEVRLTKEVYGWPVEPPFLVPDAVRSHMGGQVARGEALAAEWGERFERYRAEHPKLAAELERRFRSELPPAWDEGLPRFGPDDDPIATRAASGGILTALAPRLPELIGGSADLSGSNNTLIDSPNFSRDAPEGRNLRWGIREHAMGSIANGLVLHGGVRPYIATFFTFTDYARPSMRLAALMGLPNIYVMTHDSIGLGADGPTHQPIEHLASFRAMPGVVVLRPADPEETVQAWRVAIERRAGPTILVLTRQKVPHLERAAGAARAGVGRGAYVLRPEPGPLQIVLLGTGSELQVAVEAAGLLEAGGVSARVVSFPSWELFRAQPASYRDEVLPPGVPRVAIEAGATLGWTEWVGRDGAVIGIDRFGQSASAADNFAHFGFTAEALVAQAMEALPAEGPP; encoded by the coding sequence CTCCAGTATGCCGTCCTGCACCTCACCGGATTCGACCTTCCCCTGGAGGAAATCCGCAATTTCCGGCGGGCCGGAAGCTCCACGGCCGGCCACCCCGAGTACGGGCACGTTGACGGGGTCGAGACGACGACGGGGCCGCTGGGCCAGGGCGTCGCAAACTCCGTGGGGATGGCGATCGCCGAAGCGCATCTCGCAGCGGCGTTCAACCGGGCGGACCATTCGATCATCGATCACCGGACATACGTCATCTGCAGCGACGGCGACCTCATGGAGGGCGTCTCGTACGAAGCCGCCTCGCTGGCTGGACACCTGGGGCTCGGCAAGCTCCTCTGGCTCTACGACGACAACCGGATCACGATCGATGGCGACATCGATCTCGCCTTTTCGGAGGATGTGCGCGGGCGGTTCGAGTCGATGGGGTGGCACGTGCAGTCCGTCGGGGACGCGAACGACCTGGCGGCGCTTGACGCGGCGATCGAAGGGGCGCGGAGCCTGGAAGACCGCCCGTCGCTGATCATCGTCCGCTCGCATATCGGCTACGGCGCCCCCAACAAGCAGGACACGGCCGCCGCGCACGGCGCGCCGCTGGGCGAGGAAGAGGTCCGGCTCACGAAGGAGGTGTACGGCTGGCCCGTGGAACCTCCGTTCCTCGTGCCGGACGCCGTCCGAAGCCACATGGGCGGGCAGGTCGCCCGCGGCGAAGCGCTCGCCGCCGAGTGGGGGGAGCGCTTCGAGCGATACCGCGCGGAGCACCCGAAGCTGGCGGCCGAACTCGAACGCCGCTTCCGCTCGGAGCTACCGCCGGCGTGGGACGAGGGGCTTCCGAGGTTCGGCCCTGACGACGATCCGATCGCCACACGGGCCGCCTCCGGCGGGATCCTGACCGCGCTGGCCCCCCGCCTCCCGGAACTCATCGGCGGAAGCGCCGACCTGTCGGGCTCGAACAACACGTTGATCGACTCGCCGAACTTCTCGAGGGACGCACCCGAGGGCCGCAACCTGCGGTGGGGCATCCGCGAGCACGCGATGGGCTCCATCGCGAATGGACTTGTCCTCCACGGCGGCGTCCGGCCGTACATCGCCACGTTCTTCACCTTCACGGACTACGCCCGGCCGTCGATGCGGCTCGCCGCGCTGATGGGACTGCCCAACATCTACGTGATGACGCACGACTCGATCGGCCTCGGGGCCGACGGGCCGACGCACCAGCCCATCGAGCACCTCGCCTCCTTCCGGGCGATGCCCGGCGTCGTCGTGCTGCGCCCCGCCGACCCGGAGGAAACCGTTCAGGCGTGGCGCGTCGCGATCGAGCGCCGTGCCGGGCCCACGATTCTGGTGCTCACGCGCCAGAAGGTCCCGCATCTCGAGCGCGCGGCCGGCGCCGCTCGCGCTGGAGTGGGACGCGGCGCCTACGTCCTGAGGCCGGAGCCCGGGCCGCTTCAGATCGTGCTCCTCGGGACCGGCTCGGAACTGCAGGTGGCCGTCGAAGCGGCGGGGCTCCTCGAGGCCGGGGGGGTGTCGGCGCGCGTGGTCTCGTTCCCGAGCTGGGAACTGTTCCGCGCCCAGCCGGCCTCCTACCGGGACGAGGTCCTTCCCCCCGGCGTTCCGCGGGTCGCGATCGAAGCCGGCGCCACGCTGGGGTGGACGGAATGGGTGGGGCGGGACGGCGCCGTTATCGGGATCGACCGCTTCGGCCAGTCCGCGTCGGCGGCGGACAACTTCGCGCACTTCGGCTTCACCGCGGAGGCCCTTGTCGCGCAGGCCATGGAAGCGCTCCCGGCGGAGGGGCCGCCGTGA
- the rpiB gene encoding ribose 5-phosphate isomerase B yields the protein MKLAVGADHAGVGYKDVLAAELREAGHEIIDVGTHGTDSVDYPDFAFAVAERVARSEVERGIVICGSAVGVCIAANKVPGVRAGVCHDTYSAAQGVDHDDMNVLCMGERVIGIALARAITEAFLAADFSADPRHQRRLEKVLDIEARHLKSDT from the coding sequence GTGAAACTCGCCGTCGGGGCGGATCACGCGGGCGTAGGTTACAAGGATGTCCTCGCCGCCGAGCTTCGCGAAGCGGGCCACGAAATCATCGACGTCGGCACGCACGGCACCGACTCCGTCGACTACCCCGACTTCGCCTTCGCCGTCGCCGAGCGGGTGGCGCGCAGCGAGGTGGAACGCGGCATCGTCATCTGCGGGTCCGCCGTGGGCGTCTGCATCGCCGCGAACAAGGTGCCGGGAGTACGGGCAGGCGTCTGCCACGACACGTACTCGGCGGCGCAGGGGGTCGATCACGACGACATGAACGTCCTCTGCATGGGGGAGCGCGTGATCGGGATCGCCCTCGCGCGCGCGATCACGGAGGCGTTCCTGGCCGCGGACTTCTCGGCCGACCCGAGGCACCAACGGCGGCTCGAAAAGGTGCTGGACATCGAAGCCCGACACCTGAAATCGGACACCTGA
- the tal gene encoding transaldolase, which yields MSALLQLQEHGQSYWLDNLTRGMLVDGTLARRVETEGLRGVTSNPAIFHNAITGSAQYDEDIARFTARGLGVEDVYDRLTIADVQGACDVLRGVWESSGGVDGYVSLEVSPHLANDTEGTVREARRLNDEVARENVLIKIPGTPAGVPAIRQALFEGVNVNVTLLFSIAAYEAVADAHTEALEQRIEAGRSVDDVASVASFFVSRIDALTDRKLAALADAAKGDAARCEALFGKAAVANAKLAYVGFQRRLAADRWARLAGFGARPQRMLWASTSTKNPAYSDVGYVEPLIGDLTVNTLPEKTIDAFRDHGRVAGTLTEGVDEARRAMAELAAVGIELDEVTDQLLAEGVEKFAVPFDRLLASLAERMASQPATAVASGSATR from the coding sequence ATGAGCGCGCTGCTTCAGCTTCAGGAGCACGGCCAGAGCTACTGGCTCGACAACCTGACGCGCGGGATGCTGGTCGACGGAACGCTGGCTCGCCGGGTCGAGACCGAAGGGTTGAGAGGGGTCACCTCGAACCCCGCGATCTTCCACAACGCCATCACGGGCAGCGCGCAGTACGATGAGGACATCGCCCGCTTCACCGCCCGGGGTCTCGGCGTCGAAGACGTCTACGACCGGCTCACGATCGCCGACGTCCAGGGCGCATGCGACGTCCTGCGGGGCGTGTGGGAGAGTTCCGGCGGGGTCGACGGATACGTTTCTCTCGAGGTGTCTCCCCACCTGGCCAACGACACGGAGGGCACGGTACGGGAGGCGCGGCGGCTCAACGATGAGGTGGCCCGTGAGAACGTCCTCATCAAGATCCCCGGGACGCCCGCCGGAGTTCCGGCCATCCGGCAGGCGCTGTTCGAGGGCGTGAACGTAAACGTGACGCTCCTCTTCTCCATCGCCGCGTACGAGGCGGTGGCGGACGCCCACACGGAGGCGCTGGAGCAGCGGATCGAAGCGGGCCGGTCCGTCGACGATGTCGCCTCGGTGGCCAGCTTCTTCGTGAGCCGGATCGACGCGCTGACCGACCGCAAGCTCGCGGCGCTGGCCGACGCCGCGAAGGGCGACGCCGCTCGCTGCGAGGCCCTGTTCGGCAAGGCGGCGGTCGCCAACGCCAAGCTCGCCTACGTCGGTTTCCAGCGGCGGCTGGCCGCGGACCGCTGGGCCCGCCTCGCGGGGTTCGGCGCCCGTCCGCAACGCATGCTGTGGGCAAGCACGAGCACGAAGAACCCCGCGTATTCCGACGTGGGGTACGTCGAGCCGCTCATCGGCGACCTGACGGTCAACACTCTGCCGGAGAAGACGATCGACGCCTTCAGGGATCACGGGCGCGTCGCCGGCACCCTGACCGAGGGTGTCGACGAGGCCCGCCGCGCGATGGCGGAGTTGGCCGCCGTCGGCATCGAGTTGGACGAGGTCACCGATCAGCTTCTCGCGGAGGGCGTCGAGAAGTTCGCCGTTCCCTTCGACCGGCTCCTCGCGAGCCTCGCGGAGCGGATGGCGTCGCAGCCCGCCACGGCCGTCGCGTCGGGGTCCGCTACGCGGTAA